A genomic window from Cydia strobilella chromosome 26, ilCydStro3.1, whole genome shotgun sequence includes:
- the LOC134753192 gene encoding zinc finger protein 768-like, translating to MESSALQDTVNVCVKAEPCENVRITDEPTFEGVSVKAEPLLDTVLVKDEPRCESISITAEPSVDAVSLKDEPRRESISIKAEPRYESMSITAEPSVDAVFVKDESRYESMSITAEPSVDAVFVKDEPRYESMSITAEPSCSDVCVKDESLGVSAAAGLYTDHVVKDELVVGPELVERRVRHAPTGQTRQKRPGRRPDPYQRAQCEYSTTITSFARCVRTHSKNKPYKCGQCSYASAYKTHLEVHMWNHTAEKLYKCGQCSYASADKTHLEVHMCNHTHTAEKFYKCDQCSYASNDKQSLLFHIFLHASQTLRVRV from the exons ATGGAGTCGTCAGCGTTACAGGATACAGTGAATGTTTGCGTAAAGGCCGAGCCCTGTGAGAATGTTCGTATAACGGATGAACCCACGTTCGAGGGAGTGTCTGTTAAAGCTGAGCCTTTACTGGATACTGTTTTAGTAAAAGACGAGCCCAGGTGCGAGAGTATATCTATAACAGCCGAGCCTTCAGTGGATGCTGTTTCTTTAAAAGACGAGCCCAGGCGCGAGAGTATATCTATAAAAGCCGAGCCCAGATACGAGAGTATGTCTATAACAGCCGAGCCTTCAGTGGATGCTGTTTTTGTAAAAGACGAGTCCAGATACGAGAGTATGTCTATAACAGCCGAGCCTTCAGTGGATGCTGTTTTTGTAAAAGACGAGCCCAGATACGAGAGTATGTCTATAACAGCCGAGCCATCGTGCTCAGATGTATGTGTAAAAGACGAGTCGCTCGGCgtgagcgcggcggcggggctGTACACCGACCACGTGGTGAAAGATGAGCTCGTGGTCGGCCCCGAGCTAGTGGAGCGGCGCGTGCGCCACGCACCAACAG GACAAACTCGACAGAAGAGGCCAGGAAGGAGACCCGATCCTTACCAACGTGCTCAGTGCGAATATTCAACAACCATAACCTCTTTCGCACGTTGTGTAAGGACACATTCTAAAaacaagccttacaaatgtggccAATGCAGTTATGCTAGTGCATACAAAACTCATTTGGAAGTTCATATGTGGAACCACACTGCTGAAAAGCTTTACAAATGTGGCCAGTGTAGTTATGCAAGTGCGGACAAAACTCATTTGGAAGTTCATATGTGTAATCACACACACACTGCTGAAAAGttttacaaatgtgaccagtgcaGTTATGCCAGTAATGACAAACaaagtttattatttcatattttcctACACGCGTCTCAAACACTTCGAGTACGtgtttaa
- the LOC134753020 gene encoding zinc finger protein 431-like, whose protein sequence is MESSALQGTDNVCVKVEPCEEVCITYELTSPELAEVSVKIEPLDDVCVKDESKREYVYIKAEPSCSDASVNESPGVSAVTELYSEQAVKDELVPSPELVERRVRHAPTAFNVAIEVKQSYEIVPKSTDRDSPRPVPEDGVEEHRKTKVGKAKIKKQEKIPQKRQTAQNLYKCSQCSYSTNKNSNFQVHVRKHTGEKPYKCDQCSYASANKRHLRVHVMKHTGEKLYECDQCTFASNYKKSVLIHVRTHTGVKPYKCGQCSYASAHKRGLKVHVMKHTGENLYKCDQCSYACVLKSNFESHVRKHTGETPYKCDQCSYASAYKGALKDHVRTHTNEKPYQCDQCSYSSISKHSLSKHILRKHTGEKRYKCDQCSYGSNFKYNFSIHMRKHTGEKPYKCDHCSFASTDKHYLLVHTRKHTGEEPYKCDQCSFASSYRNQLSMHIKKHTGEKLHKCGQCNYASAYKGGLKRHLLKHTNEKPYKCEQCSYASAYKSALKTHVKRHTLTMESSALQGAESVSVKAEPCDDVCITDKPTFEVVLLKSEPLDDVCEDESLDVSAAPEVYADHAVKDESPTDWALGDADGSPQAWGRDDAKSHHTPTTTSSSMLAERSSSRQKQRPYQCKICKKQFSDLRTSNRHILTHTGEKPYGCELCQKKFSRIDKLNVHKRVHTGEKPYQCDLCNKQFADLSTVKRHKLLIHTNEKPHQCELCKKFFSRIDRLNAHKRIHTGEKRYQCEVCNKQFSELSSMKRHKLIHTGEKPYQCELCKMYFRELSTLHNHKLIHTGEKPHQCDICKKTFRQYGQLGTHKRAHNRKKHVKSDSDS, encoded by the exons ATGGAGTCGTCAGCGTTACAGGGTACAGATAATGTTTGCGTAAAGGTTGAGCCCTGTGAAGAAGTGTGTATAACATATGAGCTCACGTCCCCGGAACTCGCGGAAGTGTCTGTGAAAATTGAACCGCTGGACGATGTGTGTGTAAAAGACGAGTCCAAACGcgaatatgtatatataaaagcTGAGCCTTCATGCTCAGATGCGAGTGTAAATGAGTCGCCCGGCGTGAGCGCGGTGACGGAGCTGTACTCCGAACAGGCCGTGAAAGATGAGCTCGTGCCCAGCCCCGAGCTAGTAGAGCGGCGCGTGCGCCACGCACCAACAG CTTTCAACGTAGCGATAGAAGTGAAGCAGTCGTATGAGATTGTCCCCAAGAGCACAGACCGGGACAGCCCAAGACCAGTTCCTGAAGATGGTGTAGAGGAACACAGGAAGACCAAAGTTGGGAAAGCTAAAATAAAGAAACAAG AGAAAATTCCACAGAAGAGACAAACAGCACAGAATCTCTACAAATGTAGCCAGTGTAGTTATTCTACTAACAAAAACAGTAATTTTCAAGTTCATGTAAGGaaacacactggtgaaaagccTTACAAGTGTGACCAGTGCAGCTATGCTAGTGCAAACAAACGTCATTTGCGAGTTCATGTAATGAAACACACTGGAGAGAAACTTTATGAATGTGACCAGTGTACTTTTGCtagtaattacaaaaaaagtgtatTAATCCATGTAAGAACACACACTGGTgtaaagccttacaaatgtggccAATGTAGTTATGCTAGTGCACACAAACGTGGTTTAAAAGTTCATGTAATGAAACACACTGGAGAGAATctttacaaatgtgaccagtgtagttatgcttgtGTACTCAAAAGTAATTTTGAAAGTCATGTAAGAAAACATACTGGCGAAACGCCTTACAAATGTGATCAGTGCAGTTATGCTAGTGCATATAAAGGTGCTTTGAAAGATCATGTAAGGACACATACTAATGAGAAACCTTACCAATGTGATCAGTGTAGTTATTCTAGTATCAGCAAACATAGTTTGAGTAAACATATTCTAAGGAAACACACCGGTGAAAAGcgttacaaatgtgaccagtgtagttatggTAGTAATTTCAAATATAATTTCTCAATCCATATGAGAAAACACACTGGTGAAAAaccttacaaatgtgaccacTGTAGTTTTGCTAGTACTGacaaacattatttattagtcCATACAAGAAAACACACTGGCGAagagccttacaaatgtgaccagtgtagtttTGCTAGTAGTTACAGAAATCAATTAtcaatgcatataaaaaaacacactggtgaaaagctGCACAAATGTGGCCAGTGTAATTATGCTAGCGCATACAAAGGTGGTTTAAAACGTCATTTACTGAAGCATACTAACGAGAAACCTTATAAGTGTGAACAGTGTAGTTATGCCAGTGCATACAAAAGTGCTTTGAAAACTCATGTAAAGAGACATACC TTGACGATGGAGTCGTCAGCGTTACAGGGCGCAGAGAGTGTTTCCGTGAAGGCTGAGCCCTGTGATGATGTGTGTATCACAGATAAGCCCACGTTCGAGGTAGTGTTGCTGAAATCTGAACCTTTGGATGACGTGTGTGAAGACGAGTCGCTCGACGTGAGCGCGGCGCCGGAAGTGTACGCTGACCACGCCGTAAAAGATGAGTCACCAACAG ACTGGGCGCTCGGTGACGCAGACGGTAGTCCGCAGGCTTGGGGCCGCGACGACGCCAAATCACACCACACACCCACGACCACGAGTTCGTCAATGCTTGCTGAACGTTCTTCATCCCGCCAGAAACAAAGACCATATCAatgcaaaatatgtaaaaagCAATTTAGTGACTTGAGAACGTCAAATAGACATATACTAACACACACTGGCGAAAAACCATATGGATGcgaattgtgtcaaaaaaagTTTTCACGAATAGATAAATTAAACGTACATAAACGAGTTCACACCGGTGAAAAACCATATCAATGCGATTTATGTAACAAACAATTCGCCGATTTGAGTACTGTAAAGAGACATAAGCTACTAATACACACCAACGAAAAACCACATCAATGCGAATtgtgtaaaaaatttttttcacgaATAGATAGATTAAACGCACACAAACGAATTCACACCGGCGAAAAACGGTATCAATGCGAAGTATGTAACAAGCAATTCAGCGAATTGAGTAGTATGAAGAGACATAAGCTAATACACACTGGTGAGAAACCATATCAGTGTGAgttatgtaaaatgtattttcgaGAATTGAGTACTTTGCATAATCATAAACTAATACACACCGGTGAAAAACCACATCAATGTGATATATGTAAGAAAACGTTTAGACAATATGGTCAATTAGGCACACATAAACGAGCCCATAATCGTAAGAAACATGTAAAAAGCGATTCCGATTCTTGA